A stretch of DNA from Deinococcus fonticola:
GGTAATGCTCCAGGGATTCCTTCCAAAAATCGCCTGACCGATAGGAGGGTCAGGCAAACTGGAGGAACTCTATGGGAAAGCAGCGCAAAACTTGGGCATCTGGGGTCAAGGAAGAAATCGTCCTGGCCGTCCTTAGCGGCGAAAAGTCCATCGCGGAACTGGCCCGTCAGCATGGGGTTGCCGAAAGCCTGATTCACAACTGGCGAACCCAGTTCGTGGAGGCGGGCCGTGCCCGCCTTGCAGGGAATAGGCAGGACGACGGGTTCAAAGCCCTTGAGAAGGAAAATGAGCGCCTCAAAAGCCTGCTGGGTGAGAAGGAATTAGCCCTCTACATCGCAAAAAAAGTCAGGGGTCTTTAAGCCTTGAAGAGCTTCTCGGCCTGTACGAGGAAGTGCGTAAAGACCATCCCCGCCTGAGTCTTTCCAGCTTCGCCCGCGAAGCTGACATCCCCTTCTGGCGACTGCGTGATGCTCGCCAACAAGAAATTCAGCGTGTCAGACGTGGGAAGCGGAAGGAGGAGCGTCAAGAACGCATTCGGGAGATGGCCCTACGCCATCCAACCTGCGGGTATCGCTCACTG
This window harbors:
- a CDS encoding transposase, yielding MGKQRKTWASGVKEEIVLAVLSGEKSIAELARQHGVAESLIHNWRTQFVEAGRARLAGNRQDDGFKALEKENERLKSLLGEKELALYIAKKVRGL